The sequence TATTGGAAGAAGGAGAACAGTCTCCCCAAGTATTAGTACTCTGCCCTACCAGAGAATTGGTGGTCCAAGTTGCGGAAGAGTATAGAAAATTAGGAAAATATAAAGAAGATTTTCAAGTAGCTGCAATCTATGGTGGAGACGATATCACCAAACAATTCAAGGCATTAAAAAGAAAACCGCAAGTGATCGTAGGAACCCCGGGAAGGACCATGGATCATATGGACCGCAAGACCCTGGATCTGAGAGAGATCAAAATGGTGATCCTGGACGAAGCTGACGAAATGTTGGACATGGGATTTTTAGAGGACATGGAGATCATCCTTGCAAAAGTTCCGGAAGAAAGACAAACCATTCTATTCTCGGCAACTCTTTCCGCAAAGGTGATGGGGATCACTAAAAAGTTCCAAAATTCCCCTAAGATCGTAGACGTCACAGGCGGAAAAGCGGACAGGCCTAAGATCAAACAGATCTACTTCGAAATGAGAGAAGGCCTCAAGTCAGAGGCATTGATACGTCTTTTAGAATACCATACTCCAAAGGCTTCATTAGTATTTTGTAATACAAAAGTCAGAGTGGACGAACTTGTGGAATTCCTGAAATCCAAAGGAGTATTCTCCGAGGGACTACATGGAGATCTTTCCCAAAACCAAAGGAATAAGGTAATGTCCGGGTTCCGTTCGGGATTGGTAAGCGTTCTTGTAGCAACGGACGTAGCAGGAAGAGGGATCGACGTAAGCGATGTAGAAGCGGTAGTCAATTACGATATTCCAAGAGATTCTGAAGACTATGTTCACCGTATTGGCAGAACGGGAAGGGCCGGAAGAAAAGGACTCGCACTCAGTTTTGTTTCCAATAAAGAATTCAGAACATTACGCAAGATCAAAGAAGACCATGAATTCGAGATGGAACTAGGAAAAGTTCCCGATATTGCAGAACTCACTGAAAAGAAATTTTTAGAATATTCTCATATAGTAAAAGAAGTTTCGGAAGAAGGAGACGTTTCCGAGTATTCCAAACTTGTAAAAAAACTTACTTCTGAAGGAATTCCTGCAGAACGTCTAGCGGCCGCACTGTTCAAATTGGCTCTCGCGGAAAAGTCCGAAAAATTCGACTCTGATGTACGTTTCGACCAAGACCAAAGAAGTTTCCGAGAAAAAGAAGGTTCTTCCCGCAATGATCGAGACAGACGTTTTGGTGGAAAATCAAATCAGAAAGGAAAACGGGATCACAAAGATAAAAACCGAAACTCCAATCGATTCCATCGCGGTGGAGCTAGCAGCGGCGGCGGTAAAAAAGGGTCAGGCTCCGGTTCCGGCGGCCCTTCTCGCAAAAAAGGAAAACGCTAATTTTCTAAATTTTCACAAAGGACCCTAGATTTGTCCGGGGTCCCCATAAAATGGAAATTCTATCCTGGAAATAGGTATCCTGAATTGTACCGAATTCCAAAAAGGAGTCAAAATGGAATTTGCAATCGTATTACTCACCGGTCTTCTCATAGGTTTTGGTCTGGCATTCTTCTTAGCCAAAGCTCTTTATTCCAAAGAGTCTGGGATCAATCCGAGTGAGCATGAAAAGTTAAAATTAGAAAGAGCGGGACTTCTCACCTCCGAACAAAGATCCAAGGAAAGGATCCTTCAGTTAGAAAAAGAGTTCAAAGAGAATTCCGAAAAAACGGAAAAAGCGATCGGCTATTACCAAGCCATGAAAAAGGAATCCGATCTTTTGAAAGAAAGACTGGAGAACCAGAAAAAAGAATTCGAAGAACTCATGTCCAAGCTGGACGAAAAATTCAAACATGCGGCCAATCAGGCACTATTAGACAATTCCCAAAAATTCAACCAGCAAACCCACGAAAAGATGAATGATCTTCTTCGTCCTTTTAAGGAAGAAATAGAAAAATTCGGAGTTAAAGTAGAACTTTCCC comes from Leptospira dzoumogneensis and encodes:
- a CDS encoding DEAD/DEAH box helicase, whose protein sequence is MKPKKTFHELGLSEDVLNAVSDLGFTEPSSIQSEAIPLILSGKDVIGHSRTGTGKTAAFAIPSLEILEEGEQSPQVLVLCPTRELVVQVAEEYRKLGKYKEDFQVAAIYGGDDITKQFKALKRKPQVIVGTPGRTMDHMDRKTLDLREIKMVILDEADEMLDMGFLEDMEIILAKVPEERQTILFSATLSAKVMGITKKFQNSPKIVDVTGGKADRPKIKQIYFEMREGLKSEALIRLLEYHTPKASLVFCNTKVRVDELVEFLKSKGVFSEGLHGDLSQNQRNKVMSGFRSGLVSVLVATDVAGRGIDVSDVEAVVNYDIPRDSEDYVHRIGRTGRAGRKGLALSFVSNKEFRTLRKIKEDHEFEMELGKVPDIAELTEKKFLEYSHIVKEVSEEGDVSEYSKLVKKLTSEGIPAERLAAALFKLALAEKSEKFDSDVRFDQDQRSFREKEGSSRNDRDRRFGGKSNQKGKRDHKDKNRNSNRFHRGGASSGGGKKGSGSGSGGPSRKKGKR